The following proteins are co-located in the Camelina sativa cultivar DH55 chromosome 12, Cs, whole genome shotgun sequence genome:
- the LOC104730095 gene encoding protein RESTRICTED TEV MOVEMENT 3-like — protein MGEQVDKKFTWVIKNVYSLQSENIYSDIFVIGGCRWRLVAAYSKGIIFNDALSLYLTVADVESLPSGWSRHAEFSFTVVNQSSEEHSQLQDVFRDFTETEGWFDDKTPVCGFASSFPLGKLDAKYGGFILNYQVKVVAEVKVLEAIGKSIEDTTTTTTPPPVEEEAFTSVYGFPVTPSEVELVTRMFENHPDVASKWRLEYIPNTKRGHMYSIIDLIETLEKPLQDISMSYLATARYSMVFHKSAGLQLDWVEKKLNEVIEKKKEKEGLGQVDTTTVFLKYARPPLDWVEKKLNEFNAEKKMEKEELGQVDI, from the exons ATGGGGGAACAAGTTGACAAGAAGTTCACATGGGTGATTAAGAATGTTTACTCTTTGCAGTCGGAGAATATATATTCTGATATATTCGTGATCGGTGGATGTAGATG GCGCCTTGTGGCAGCATATTCCAAGGGAATTATATTTAATGACGCTCTGTCTCTGTATCTGACGGTTGCTGATGTTGAGTCTTTGCCTTCTGGATGGAGTAGACACGCAGAGTTTTCTTTTACTGTAGTGAATCAAAGTTCTGAAGAACACTCCCAACTGCAAGATGTCTTTCGTGATTTTACAGAAACAGAAGGGTGGTTTGATGACAAGACTCCTGTCTGTGGTTTTGCATCCAGCTTTCCCCTTGGAAAACTTGATGCTAAATATGGTGGGTTTATACTGAATTATCAAGTCAAGGTTGTTGCAGAGGTGAAAGTTCTTGAAGCTATCGGCAAGTCTATCGAGgacactactactactactactcctCCACCAGTAGAGGAGGAAGCTTTCACTAGTGTCTACGGGTTTCCAGTTACTCCGTCAGAGGTGGAACTTGTGACTCGCATGTTTGAAAACCACCCGGACGTTGCATCAAAGTGGAGACTTGAATATATCCCAAATACGAAGAGAGGACACATGTATAGCATAATCGACTTGATTGAGACTCTTGAAAAGCCGCTTCAAGATATCTCAATGTCTTATTTAGCTACTGCACGTTACTCAATGGTGTTCCACAAATCTGCTGGACTTCAGTTGGATTGggtggagaagaagctgaaTGAGGTGatcgaaaaaaagaaggagaaagagggaCTAGGACAAGTCGATACTACAACGGTGTTCCTCAAGTATGCTCGACCTCCGTTGGATTGggtggagaagaagctgaaTGAGTTCAATGCagaaaaaaagatggagaaggagGAACTAGGACAAGTCGATATTTGA
- the LOC104730096 gene encoding extensin-like isoform X1: MGDDLSKNGCVYCWTYEHRTKDCVVLKCLTCNRRGHFARSCPYRSNKSMHDKRVLPKSRSPPPPSRRNRSPPPPHRYRSRSHSPPAARTTHVSKHVSNSNSLTPQQHLDLNPAHPSSMPPPPVRDLRPISSAAHPHPYPQTPQQHLDLNPAHPSSMPPPPVRDLRPISSAAHPHPYPQFPHDQHHPRPISSLPHPPSTSQFPHDQHHPRPISSHPHPPSTSQFPHDQQHPRPISSHPPLPHSSQFPHDHPRPISSYLPLPYPQTPQQQLDLNPAHPSSMPPPSVRDLRPISSAAHPSSMPPPPPPPPVRDLRPISSAAHPSSMPPPPPPPPVIPPNEIRERLLYKYPLIQQGLQTADRRVEAESCLTLLVSFVQTCCMSPQQLSKELLYSCLESMQVFRQKNLFQEWMEEIWNSAEQKRARQARVVDLQRHMIDLHHQMMVLRDQYNLCEAEIGELIKGQTPLSLDDVLN; the protein is encoded by the exons ATGGGTGATGATTTGAGTAAAAACGGTTGTGTGTACTGTTGGACATATGAACACAGAACAAAAGATTGTGTTGTCTTGAAATGTTTAACTTGCAATCGTAGAGGTCACTTCGCCAGATCCTGCCCATATCGTAGTAATAAGAG CATGCATGATAAACGGGTTCTTCCTAAGTCTCGctcccctcctcctccttcaagGAGAAACCGATCTCCCCCTCCTCCACACAGATACCGCTCTAGATCTCACTCTCCTCCTGCTGCAAGGACAACTCACGTTTCTAAACACGTTTCTAACTCTAACTCTCTC acgCCACAGCAGCATCTAGATCTCAATCCTGCTCACCCTTCTTCTATGCCTCCTCCACCAGTG cgaGATCTCAGGCCTATCTCTTCTGCTGCTCACCCTCACCCTTACCCTCAG acgCCACAGCAGCATCTAGATCTCAATCCTGCTCACCCTTCTTCTATGCCTCCTCCACCAGTG cgaGATCTCAGGCCTATCTCTTCTGCTGCTCACCCTCACCCTTACCCTCAG TTTCCACACGACCAACATCATCCAAGGCCAATCTCCTCCCTTCCTCACCCTCCTTCTACCTCTCAG TTTCCACACGACCAACATCATCCAAGGCCAATCTCCTCCCATCCTCACCCTCCTTCTACCTCTCAG TTTCCACACGACCAGCAACATCCAAGGCCAATCTCCTCccatcctcctcttcctcactCTTCTCAG TTTCCACACGACCATCCAAGGCCAATCTCGTCctatcttcctcttccttaCCCTCAG acgCCACAGCAGCAGCTAGATCTCAATCCTGCTCACCCTTCTTCTATGCCTCCTCCATCAGTG cgaGATCTCAGGCCTATCTCTTCTGCTGCTCACCCTTCTTCTATgcctcctccaccacctcctccaccaGTG cgaGATCTCAGGCCTATCTCTTCTGCTGCTCACCCTTCTTCTATgcctcctccaccacctcctccaccaGTG ATCCCACCTAATGAAATTAGGGAGAGGTTGTTGTATAAGTATCCACTTATACAACAAGGTCTTCAGACAGCTGACAGACGAGTTGAGGCTGAAAGCTGCTTAACCCTCCTGGTGTCCTTTGTACAAACCTGCTGCATGTCCCCTCAGCAATTGTCCAAGGAGCTTCTGTATTCCTGCCTTGAGTCGATGCAAGTGTTTCGCcagaaaaatttgtttcaagaGTGGATGGAAGAAATTTGGAATTCTGCTGAGCAGAAGAGAGCGCGCCAAGCTAGAGTCGTCGATCTTCAGAGGCATATGAttgatcttcatcatcaaaTGATGGTCTTAAGAGATCAGTACAATCTTTGTGAAGCTGAGATCGGTGAGCTAATCAAGGGTCAAACACCACTTTCCCTGGACGATGTCCTCAATTAG
- the LOC104730096 gene encoding extensin-like isoform X4 translates to MGDDLSKNGCVYCWTYEHRTKDCVVLKCLTCNRRGHFARSCPYRSNKSMHDKRVLPKSRSPPPPSRRNRSPPPPHRYRSRSHSPPAARTTHVSKHVSNSNSLTPQQHLDLNPAHPSSMPPPPVRDLRPISSAAHPHPYPQFPHDQHHPRPISSLPHPPSTSQFPHDQHHPRPISSHPHPPSTSQFPHDQQHPRPISSHPPLPHSSQFPHDHPRPISSYLPLPYPQTPQQQLDLNPAHPSSMPPPSVRDLRPISSAAHPSSMPPPPPPPPVRDLRPISSAAHPSSMPPPPPPPPVIPPNEIRERLLYKYPLIQQGLQTADRRVEAESCLTLLVSFVQTCCMSPQQLSKELLYSCLESMQVFRQKNLFQEWMEEIWNSAEQKRARQARVVDLQRHMIDLHHQMMVLRDQYNLCEAEIGELIKGQTPLSLDDVLN, encoded by the exons ATGGGTGATGATTTGAGTAAAAACGGTTGTGTGTACTGTTGGACATATGAACACAGAACAAAAGATTGTGTTGTCTTGAAATGTTTAACTTGCAATCGTAGAGGTCACTTCGCCAGATCCTGCCCATATCGTAGTAATAAGAG CATGCATGATAAACGGGTTCTTCCTAAGTCTCGctcccctcctcctccttcaagGAGAAACCGATCTCCCCCTCCTCCACACAGATACCGCTCTAGATCTCACTCTCCTCCTGCTGCAAGGACAACTCACGTTTCTAAACACGTTTCTAACTCTAACTCTCTC acgCCACAGCAGCATCTAGATCTCAATCCTGCTCACCCTTCTTCTATGCCTCCTCCACCAGTG cgaGATCTCAGGCCTATCTCTTCTGCTGCTCACCCTCACCCTTACCCTCAG TTTCCACACGACCAACATCATCCAAGGCCAATCTCCTCCCTTCCTCACCCTCCTTCTACCTCTCAG TTTCCACACGACCAACATCATCCAAGGCCAATCTCCTCCCATCCTCACCCTCCTTCTACCTCTCAG TTTCCACACGACCAGCAACATCCAAGGCCAATCTCCTCccatcctcctcttcctcactCTTCTCAG TTTCCACACGACCATCCAAGGCCAATCTCGTCctatcttcctcttccttaCCCTCAG acgCCACAGCAGCAGCTAGATCTCAATCCTGCTCACCCTTCTTCTATGCCTCCTCCATCAGTG cgaGATCTCAGGCCTATCTCTTCTGCTGCTCACCCTTCTTCTATgcctcctccaccacctcctccaccaGTG cgaGATCTCAGGCCTATCTCTTCTGCTGCTCACCCTTCTTCTATgcctcctccaccacctcctccaccaGTG ATCCCACCTAATGAAATTAGGGAGAGGTTGTTGTATAAGTATCCACTTATACAACAAGGTCTTCAGACAGCTGACAGACGAGTTGAGGCTGAAAGCTGCTTAACCCTCCTGGTGTCCTTTGTACAAACCTGCTGCATGTCCCCTCAGCAATTGTCCAAGGAGCTTCTGTATTCCTGCCTTGAGTCGATGCAAGTGTTTCGCcagaaaaatttgtttcaagaGTGGATGGAAGAAATTTGGAATTCTGCTGAGCAGAAGAGAGCGCGCCAAGCTAGAGTCGTCGATCTTCAGAGGCATATGAttgatcttcatcatcaaaTGATGGTCTTAAGAGATCAGTACAATCTTTGTGAAGCTGAGATCGGTGAGCTAATCAAGGGTCAAACACCACTTTCCCTGGACGATGTCCTCAATTAG
- the LOC104730096 gene encoding leucine-rich repeat extensin-like protein 3 isoform X2, with protein sequence MGDDLSKNGCVYCWTYEHRTKDCVVLKCLTCNRRGHFARSCPYRSNKSMHDKRVLPKSRSPPPPSRRNRSPPPPHRYRSRSHSPPAARTTHVSKHVSNSNSLTPQQHLDLNPAHPSSMPPPPVRDLRPISSAAHPHPYPQTPQQHLDLNPAHPSSMPPPPVRDLRPISSAAHPHPYPQFPHDQHHPRPISSLPHPPSTSQFPHDQQHPRPISSHPPLPHSSQFPHDHPRPISSYLPLPYPQTPQQQLDLNPAHPSSMPPPSVRDLRPISSAAHPSSMPPPPPPPPVRDLRPISSAAHPSSMPPPPPPPPVIPPNEIRERLLYKYPLIQQGLQTADRRVEAESCLTLLVSFVQTCCMSPQQLSKELLYSCLESMQVFRQKNLFQEWMEEIWNSAEQKRARQARVVDLQRHMIDLHHQMMVLRDQYNLCEAEIGELIKGQTPLSLDDVLN encoded by the exons ATGGGTGATGATTTGAGTAAAAACGGTTGTGTGTACTGTTGGACATATGAACACAGAACAAAAGATTGTGTTGTCTTGAAATGTTTAACTTGCAATCGTAGAGGTCACTTCGCCAGATCCTGCCCATATCGTAGTAATAAGAG CATGCATGATAAACGGGTTCTTCCTAAGTCTCGctcccctcctcctccttcaagGAGAAACCGATCTCCCCCTCCTCCACACAGATACCGCTCTAGATCTCACTCTCCTCCTGCTGCAAGGACAACTCACGTTTCTAAACACGTTTCTAACTCTAACTCTCTC acgCCACAGCAGCATCTAGATCTCAATCCTGCTCACCCTTCTTCTATGCCTCCTCCACCAGTG cgaGATCTCAGGCCTATCTCTTCTGCTGCTCACCCTCACCCTTACCCTCAG acgCCACAGCAGCATCTAGATCTCAATCCTGCTCACCCTTCTTCTATGCCTCCTCCACCAGTG cgaGATCTCAGGCCTATCTCTTCTGCTGCTCACCCTCACCCTTACCCTCAG TTTCCACACGACCAACATCATCCAAGGCCAATCTCCTCCCTTCCTCACCCTCCTTCTACCTCTCAG TTTCCACACGACCAGCAACATCCAAGGCCAATCTCCTCccatcctcctcttcctcactCTTCTCAG TTTCCACACGACCATCCAAGGCCAATCTCGTCctatcttcctcttccttaCCCTCAG acgCCACAGCAGCAGCTAGATCTCAATCCTGCTCACCCTTCTTCTATGCCTCCTCCATCAGTG cgaGATCTCAGGCCTATCTCTTCTGCTGCTCACCCTTCTTCTATgcctcctccaccacctcctccaccaGTG cgaGATCTCAGGCCTATCTCTTCTGCTGCTCACCCTTCTTCTATgcctcctccaccacctcctccaccaGTG ATCCCACCTAATGAAATTAGGGAGAGGTTGTTGTATAAGTATCCACTTATACAACAAGGTCTTCAGACAGCTGACAGACGAGTTGAGGCTGAAAGCTGCTTAACCCTCCTGGTGTCCTTTGTACAAACCTGCTGCATGTCCCCTCAGCAATTGTCCAAGGAGCTTCTGTATTCCTGCCTTGAGTCGATGCAAGTGTTTCGCcagaaaaatttgtttcaagaGTGGATGGAAGAAATTTGGAATTCTGCTGAGCAGAAGAGAGCGCGCCAAGCTAGAGTCGTCGATCTTCAGAGGCATATGAttgatcttcatcatcaaaTGATGGTCTTAAGAGATCAGTACAATCTTTGTGAAGCTGAGATCGGTGAGCTAATCAAGGGTCAAACACCACTTTCCCTGGACGATGTCCTCAATTAG
- the LOC104730096 gene encoding vegetative cell wall protein gp1-like isoform X3 has protein sequence MGDDLSKNGCVYCWTYEHRTKDCVVLKCLTCNRRGHFARSCPYRSNKSMHDKRVLPKSRSPPPPSRRNRSPPPPHRYRSRSHSPPAARTTHVSKHVSNSNSLTPQQHLDLNPAHPSSMPPPPVRDLRPISSAAHPHPYPQTPQQHLDLNPAHPSSMPPPPVRDLRPISSAAHPHPYPQFPHDQHHPRPISSLPHPPSTSQFPHDQHHPRPISSHPHPPSTSQFPHDQQHPRPISSHPPLPHSSQFPHDHPRPISSYLPLPYPQTPQQQLDLNPAHPSSMPPPSVRDLRPISSAAHPSSMPPPPPPPPVIPPNEIRERLLYKYPLIQQGLQTADRRVEAESCLTLLVSFVQTCCMSPQQLSKELLYSCLESMQVFRQKNLFQEWMEEIWNSAEQKRARQARVVDLQRHMIDLHHQMMVLRDQYNLCEAEIGELIKGQTPLSLDDVLN, from the exons ATGGGTGATGATTTGAGTAAAAACGGTTGTGTGTACTGTTGGACATATGAACACAGAACAAAAGATTGTGTTGTCTTGAAATGTTTAACTTGCAATCGTAGAGGTCACTTCGCCAGATCCTGCCCATATCGTAGTAATAAGAG CATGCATGATAAACGGGTTCTTCCTAAGTCTCGctcccctcctcctccttcaagGAGAAACCGATCTCCCCCTCCTCCACACAGATACCGCTCTAGATCTCACTCTCCTCCTGCTGCAAGGACAACTCACGTTTCTAAACACGTTTCTAACTCTAACTCTCTC acgCCACAGCAGCATCTAGATCTCAATCCTGCTCACCCTTCTTCTATGCCTCCTCCACCAGTG cgaGATCTCAGGCCTATCTCTTCTGCTGCTCACCCTCACCCTTACCCTCAG acgCCACAGCAGCATCTAGATCTCAATCCTGCTCACCCTTCTTCTATGCCTCCTCCACCAGTG cgaGATCTCAGGCCTATCTCTTCTGCTGCTCACCCTCACCCTTACCCTCAG TTTCCACACGACCAACATCATCCAAGGCCAATCTCCTCCCTTCCTCACCCTCCTTCTACCTCTCAG TTTCCACACGACCAACATCATCCAAGGCCAATCTCCTCCCATCCTCACCCTCCTTCTACCTCTCAG TTTCCACACGACCAGCAACATCCAAGGCCAATCTCCTCccatcctcctcttcctcactCTTCTCAG TTTCCACACGACCATCCAAGGCCAATCTCGTCctatcttcctcttccttaCCCTCAG acgCCACAGCAGCAGCTAGATCTCAATCCTGCTCACCCTTCTTCTATGCCTCCTCCATCAGTG cgaGATCTCAGGCCTATCTCTTCTGCTGCTCACCCTTCTTCTATgcctcctccaccacctcctccaccaGTG ATCCCACCTAATGAAATTAGGGAGAGGTTGTTGTATAAGTATCCACTTATACAACAAGGTCTTCAGACAGCTGACAGACGAGTTGAGGCTGAAAGCTGCTTAACCCTCCTGGTGTCCTTTGTACAAACCTGCTGCATGTCCCCTCAGCAATTGTCCAAGGAGCTTCTGTATTCCTGCCTTGAGTCGATGCAAGTGTTTCGCcagaaaaatttgtttcaagaGTGGATGGAAGAAATTTGGAATTCTGCTGAGCAGAAGAGAGCGCGCCAAGCTAGAGTCGTCGATCTTCAGAGGCATATGAttgatcttcatcatcaaaTGATGGTCTTAAGAGATCAGTACAATCTTTGTGAAGCTGAGATCGGTGAGCTAATCAAGGGTCAAACACCACTTTCCCTGGACGATGTCCTCAATTAG
- the LOC104730096 gene encoding formin-like protein 5 isoform X5, which translates to MGDDLSKNGCVYCWTYEHRTKDCVVLKCLTCNRRGHFARSCPYRSNKSMHDKRVLPKSRSPPPPSRRNRSPPPPHRYRSRSHSPPAARTTHVSKHVSNSNSLTPQQHLDLNPAHPSSMPPPPVRDLRPISSAAHPHPYPQTPQQHLDLNPAHPSSMPPPPVRDLRPISSAAHPHPYPQTPQQQLDLNPAHPSSMPPPSVRDLRPISSAAHPSSMPPPPPPPPVRDLRPISSAAHPSSMPPPPPPPPVIPPNEIRERLLYKYPLIQQGLQTADRRVEAESCLTLLVSFVQTCCMSPQQLSKELLYSCLESMQVFRQKNLFQEWMEEIWNSAEQKRARQARVVDLQRHMIDLHHQMMVLRDQYNLCEAEIGELIKGQTPLSLDDVLN; encoded by the exons ATGGGTGATGATTTGAGTAAAAACGGTTGTGTGTACTGTTGGACATATGAACACAGAACAAAAGATTGTGTTGTCTTGAAATGTTTAACTTGCAATCGTAGAGGTCACTTCGCCAGATCCTGCCCATATCGTAGTAATAAGAG CATGCATGATAAACGGGTTCTTCCTAAGTCTCGctcccctcctcctccttcaagGAGAAACCGATCTCCCCCTCCTCCACACAGATACCGCTCTAGATCTCACTCTCCTCCTGCTGCAAGGACAACTCACGTTTCTAAACACGTTTCTAACTCTAACTCTCTC acgCCACAGCAGCATCTAGATCTCAATCCTGCTCACCCTTCTTCTATGCCTCCTCCACCAGTG cgaGATCTCAGGCCTATCTCTTCTGCTGCTCACCCTCACCCTTACCCTCAG acgCCACAGCAGCATCTAGATCTCAATCCTGCTCACCCTTCTTCTATGCCTCCTCCACCAGTG cgaGATCTCAGGCCTATCTCTTCTGCTGCTCACCCTCACCCTTACCCTCAG acgCCACAGCAGCAGCTAGATCTCAATCCTGCTCACCCTTCTTCTATGCCTCCTCCATCAGTG cgaGATCTCAGGCCTATCTCTTCTGCTGCTCACCCTTCTTCTATgcctcctccaccacctcctccaccaGTG cgaGATCTCAGGCCTATCTCTTCTGCTGCTCACCCTTCTTCTATgcctcctccaccacctcctccaccaGTG ATCCCACCTAATGAAATTAGGGAGAGGTTGTTGTATAAGTATCCACTTATACAACAAGGTCTTCAGACAGCTGACAGACGAGTTGAGGCTGAAAGCTGCTTAACCCTCCTGGTGTCCTTTGTACAAACCTGCTGCATGTCCCCTCAGCAATTGTCCAAGGAGCTTCTGTATTCCTGCCTTGAGTCGATGCAAGTGTTTCGCcagaaaaatttgtttcaagaGTGGATGGAAGAAATTTGGAATTCTGCTGAGCAGAAGAGAGCGCGCCAAGCTAGAGTCGTCGATCTTCAGAGGCATATGAttgatcttcatcatcaaaTGATGGTCTTAAGAGATCAGTACAATCTTTGTGAAGCTGAGATCGGTGAGCTAATCAAGGGTCAAACACCACTTTCCCTGGACGATGTCCTCAATTAG